One Halobaculum roseum DNA window includes the following coding sequences:
- a CDS encoding iron transporter produces MNRRTFLKQGTALSGGLVLSGCLGRLGFETQSAWRDPPIVEDRPDAVYYPAIIEGMGMYGTTTAGSLGFALMHSFPHRFWNLTGSRKTKVVVQSDDSVHLMASVWDTETETILPVDVSVEISNSDGRVSSTNLWPMISPNMGFHYGDNIALPGEGQYDVTLQVGPLQTARTSPFNGRFTEGQSATMQFTFDTDETYNLEIRRLGDKAGTRGTVDLMDMEMIPEPVVPTKSELPGRLLHEGQSGDATMLVALVDGDHRFSDTEGPFLIVSPRTPYNRVMLPRMALSATLDRGGDTITQGTLQASLDPDLGSFYGMGIDELKTGDTVRITVETPPQLARHDGYETAFLDMDPIEFTAE; encoded by the coding sequence ATGAATCGGAGAACGTTTCTCAAACAGGGGACTGCTCTCTCGGGGGGCCTGGTACTGTCTGGTTGCCTGGGGCGGCTCGGATTCGAGACGCAGTCTGCATGGCGTGATCCACCGATCGTGGAGGATCGACCTGACGCGGTCTACTATCCGGCAATCATCGAAGGGATGGGAATGTACGGAACGACGACGGCAGGCAGTCTCGGATTTGCACTGATGCACTCCTTCCCGCACCGTTTCTGGAACCTCACTGGCTCACGAAAGACGAAAGTCGTCGTTCAGTCGGATGATTCGGTGCATCTGATGGCGAGTGTCTGGGACACCGAGACGGAGACGATCCTCCCGGTCGACGTCTCTGTCGAAATCAGTAACAGCGACGGTCGAGTGTCCTCGACCAACCTCTGGCCGATGATCTCGCCGAATATGGGGTTCCACTACGGCGACAATATCGCTCTCCCGGGGGAAGGACAGTACGATGTGACGCTCCAGGTTGGCCCGTTGCAGACAGCTCGTACGAGTCCATTCAACGGGCGATTTACAGAGGGACAGTCTGCCACGATGCAGTTCACGTTCGATACGGATGAGACGTACAATTTGGAGATTCGCCGGTTAGGGGACAAAGCAGGCACCCGTGGGACAGTCGATCTAATGGATATGGAAATGATTCCTGAACCGGTCGTGCCGACAAAATCCGAGCTTCCCGGTCGACTACTCCACGAAGGGCAATCCGGTGACGCAACGATGCTGGTTGCTCTCGTTGACGGTGACCATCGGTTTAGTGATACTGAAGGACCCTTCCTAATCGTTTCTCCACGCACACCCTACAATCGCGTGATGCTCCCGAGGATGGCTCTTTCAGCAACACTCGACCGTGGAGGGGATACAATCACACAAGGGACACTCCAAGCGTCCCTTGATCCTGACCTCGGGAGTTTCTATGGGATGGGTATTGATGAACTCAAGACTGGCGATACGGTCAGAATCACTGTAGAGACACCACCCCAACTGGCGCGCCACGACGGCTACGAAACCGCGTTTCTCGACATGGACCCGATTGAGTTCACTGCCGAGTGA
- a CDS encoding iron transporter encodes MNRRDVLRAVGGTSLVGLAGCTGLFETRSARAPPLPENRPDAVYYPTHYEGMKMPGMKEQGGYSCALTYSYAHRFWLMKPNGITKVEIQSEDSIHLMPVVWETQTGIIPPDINPQLTITQDGEQVDQFAPWPMLSQPMGFHFGDNAQLQGDGTYTVEVSIGGPSTRRTGSLAENQGNASFTFEFEFSESTLNEISYTDIPDDREGTKGAVDLMDMEMLPSSQVPTPDALPGDVRGSGTSGDAKFVVTILEDASRFGGDEEQRYLAVSPRTPYNRTMLPMMSLSGTLHRDGMSVFDGILQATIDPELRYHYGATVADVQTGDELTITVDSPPQTARHEGYETAFVDMPDVQVTL; translated from the coding sequence ATGAATCGTCGTGACGTGCTTCGGGCGGTCGGGGGCACGTCACTCGTGGGGCTCGCGGGGTGTACCGGCCTGTTTGAGACGCGGTCAGCGCGGGCACCACCGCTCCCCGAGAACCGCCCGGACGCAGTCTACTATCCGACCCACTACGAGGGCATGAAAATGCCCGGAATGAAGGAACAGGGCGGGTACAGTTGTGCGCTCACGTACTCGTATGCGCACCGGTTCTGGCTGATGAAGCCGAATGGGATCACGAAGGTCGAGATTCAATCCGAAGATTCGATTCACCTGATGCCGGTCGTTTGGGAGACACAGACGGGGATCATCCCACCCGATATCAATCCACAGCTCACGATTACACAGGACGGCGAGCAGGTCGACCAGTTCGCACCGTGGCCGATGCTCTCCCAGCCGATGGGGTTTCACTTCGGCGATAACGCACAGCTCCAGGGCGACGGCACATACACTGTCGAGGTCAGCATCGGCGGGCCGTCGACGCGACGGACGGGGTCGCTGGCCGAGAATCAGGGGAACGCCTCGTTCACGTTCGAGTTCGAATTCAGCGAATCGACGCTCAACGAGATCTCGTATACGGACATTCCCGACGACAGAGAAGGCACGAAGGGTGCTGTCGACCTGATGGACATGGAGATGTTACCGAGTTCGCAAGTGCCGACACCGGACGCGCTCCCGGGGGACGTTCGTGGCTCGGGGACGAGTGGGGACGCGAAGTTCGTGGTTACGATCCTCGAAGACGCGTCACGTTTCGGTGGGGACGAGGAGCAGAGGTATCTCGCTGTTTCTCCGCGCACACCCTACAATCGAACGATGCTGCCGATGATGTCGCTTTCGGGAACACTGCACCGTGACGGGATGTCAGTGTTCGACGGAATTCTACAGGCAACCATCGATCCAGAGCTCCGCTATCACTACGGAGCGACGGTCGCAGATGTACAGACGGGAGATGAGCTGACGATCACGGTCGATTCGCCCCCACAAACAGCTCGCCATGAAGGATACGAGACAGCCTTCGTTGATATGCCAGATGTGCAGGTGACGTTGTAG
- a CDS encoding twin-arginine translocation signal domain-containing protein, with the protein MTDERGIPRREFLKSAVAIGGAAAFSACLGREDVDVPTGPDDLSSYPQRQHAWNEALPRDDHGNVVAPSHRVLLYLNYRRDGPPNEDDRDQVETALRGIEHAYERSGGGLLLTVSYSPAYFDRFDESLPEDVDLPDPEALAPFEDPEFDTPDAVVHLASNTAQVVLGAEEALKGNKSTLNGVDQPDATLTDVFSIADRRTGFIGDGLPAENADDAEGVPADKVPEDAPLFMGFKSGFKKNQASEDRVTIQSGPFAGGTTQHISKLQLNLNQWYNQDDRWQREAKMFCPYHAENDVIEGAGDNLGTSSKIDDCQPTDETAREMGVVGHSQKSARARDDDDSPLILRRDFDSTDGETASLHFLALQRRITDFVDTREAMNGTDVTEQSAVGQRNNNGILQYIRTERRGNFLVPPRSLRSLPPARPVENAQEVTHESS; encoded by the coding sequence ATGACTGATGAGAGAGGTATCCCTCGCAGAGAATTCCTCAAGTCGGCCGTCGCTATCGGAGGCGCAGCGGCATTCAGTGCCTGTTTAGGCCGTGAAGATGTTGACGTCCCAACAGGGCCGGATGATCTCTCGTCGTATCCACAACGTCAGCACGCTTGGAATGAGGCCCTCCCACGGGACGACCACGGGAACGTCGTCGCTCCGAGCCATCGTGTGCTCCTCTATCTAAATTACCGACGAGACGGGCCCCCGAACGAAGACGACCGTGACCAAGTTGAAACAGCTCTCCGTGGGATCGAACACGCCTACGAGCGAAGCGGGGGCGGGTTATTGCTCACGGTGAGTTATTCTCCGGCATACTTCGACCGATTCGACGAATCGCTTCCCGAAGACGTTGACCTCCCTGATCCAGAAGCACTTGCGCCGTTTGAGGATCCCGAGTTCGATACGCCCGATGCAGTCGTCCATCTCGCGAGTAACACGGCACAGGTGGTGCTCGGTGCCGAAGAAGCCCTCAAAGGGAACAAATCAACCCTCAACGGTGTCGATCAGCCTGACGCTACACTGACCGATGTTTTCTCAATCGCCGACCGGCGGACGGGCTTTATTGGGGACGGGTTGCCGGCGGAGAATGCTGACGATGCAGAGGGTGTTCCGGCAGATAAGGTCCCAGAGGACGCGCCGCTGTTTATGGGATTCAAATCGGGATTCAAAAAGAACCAGGCCAGTGAAGATCGCGTGACAATCCAGTCGGGGCCGTTCGCCGGTGGAACGACCCAGCACATCTCCAAGCTCCAGCTCAATCTCAATCAGTGGTACAATCAGGACGATCGCTGGCAGCGTGAGGCGAAGATGTTCTGTCCGTACCACGCCGAGAACGACGTAATCGAGGGCGCTGGAGACAATCTCGGAACCAGCAGCAAAATCGACGACTGTCAGCCAACGGATGAGACGGCCCGCGAGATGGGCGTCGTCGGTCACTCCCAGAAATCCGCCCGCGCTCGCGATGACGATGACTCGCCTCTCATCCTTCGGCGCGACTTCGATTCTACCGACGGTGAAACCGCCAGCCTCCACTTCCTTGCGCTCCAGCGACGGATCACCGACTTCGTCGACACGAGAGAAGCGATGAATGGCACTGACGTCACCGAGCAGTCGGCCGTCGGTCAGCGAAACAACAACGGCATCCTGCAGTACATCCGAACGGAGCGTCGCGGTAATTTCCTCGTCCCCCCACGGTCGTTGCGTTCGCTGCCGCCTGCGCGACCGGTCGAGAACGCACAGGAGGTGACGCATGAATCGTCGTGA
- a CDS encoding methyltransferase family protein, whose translation MSSFSDRALLTAVVADVTLILGYAISAVHPDRRVWPIGDSSWRWWFNWSALSVVFAGFPVLGALDRDSFIFTERWSKLTGSGIAALGMGFALSALFELGWMESSGREGELRTNGIYQYTRNPQSVGFITFIVGAIIAVNSRKLAVHGILTILVYALFPFAEEPWLREQYGQEYEQYRKRAPRFIGWNLVKKLITR comes from the coding sequence ATGTCCTCGTTCTCAGATCGTGCGCTCCTGACGGCGGTCGTCGCGGATGTCACGCTGATTCTCGGGTACGCCATCAGTGCGGTTCATCCTGACCGTCGAGTGTGGCCCATCGGTGACAGCTCTTGGCGGTGGTGGTTCAATTGGTCAGCGCTCTCCGTCGTGTTCGCTGGGTTTCCCGTGCTGGGCGCGCTCGATCGGGACTCCTTCATTTTCACCGAACGTTGGAGCAAACTCACGGGTAGCGGTATCGCCGCACTCGGGATGGGATTTGCCCTCTCAGCACTCTTCGAACTTGGGTGGATGGAAAGCAGTGGAAGAGAAGGGGAACTTCGGACGAACGGTATCTACCAGTACACGCGCAACCCTCAGAGCGTGGGATTCATTACGTTCATCGTCGGCGCGATCATTGCAGTGAACTCCCGGAAACTGGCTGTACACGGCATCTTGACCATCCTCGTGTACGCACTGTTCCCGTTTGCCGAAGAACCGTGGCTGCGAGAGCAGTATGGCCAGGAATACGAGCAATACCGCAAGCGGGCCCCCCGATTTATCGGGTGGAACTTGGTGAAGAAGCTCATCACCAGATAG
- a CDS encoding DUF7471 family protein, with protein sequence MVITAAAAGTAVLLGLAIGAFVQRQSRPYLLIVAALAALLGRSAVAGISIVGLFSQAEHHLLEHGLDVILVALVIAAVYHSRTISNETNFDT encoded by the coding sequence GTGGTGATCACCGCCGCGGCTGCGGGTACAGCGGTACTTCTGGGACTTGCGATCGGCGCGTTCGTTCAACGCCAATCCCGTCCATATCTGTTAATCGTCGCTGCATTGGCTGCCCTTCTTGGACGCTCTGCGGTTGCGGGGATCTCCATCGTAGGCCTGTTTTCACAAGCCGAGCATCACCTCCTCGAACACGGGCTTGATGTCATTCTTGTAGCGCTCGTTATTGCTGCAGTCTATCACTCCCGAACCATTTCGAACGAGACCAACTTCGATACATGA
- a CDS encoding winged helix-turn-helix transcriptional regulator — translation MTHQRDRIHEYIATHPGEHFNALTRRLDLAPGQVQYHLRKLQNQERVVNLPLYGRTHYYTPEYDAWERGAIAVLRRETARDILFCVLEQGTSSPNAVTESLGIARGTLEWHLDHLTEQNLIEKHRDVNNHVTLVAAERTETARLLEEISPSLSDRMIDRFTRLVDNLLADGS, via the coding sequence ATGACACACCAACGTGACCGAATTCACGAGTATATTGCCACCCACCCTGGAGAACACTTCAACGCGCTCACGCGGAGACTCGACCTCGCACCAGGACAGGTACAGTACCATCTCAGGAAACTCCAGAATCAAGAGAGAGTGGTCAACCTACCTCTCTATGGCCGGACCCACTATTACACACCGGAATATGATGCGTGGGAGCGGGGAGCAATCGCTGTCCTTCGCCGGGAAACAGCACGCGACATCTTATTCTGTGTTCTCGAACAGGGAACATCCAGCCCGAACGCTGTCACAGAGTCCCTCGGGATTGCTCGGGGAACCCTTGAGTGGCACTTGGATCATTTGACGGAACAGAATCTCATCGAGAAACACCGAGATGTCAATAATCACGTGACGCTGGTCGCAGCCGAGCGGACTGAGACCGCTCGCCTCCTCGAAGAGATCTCCCCCTCGCTGTCCGATCGGATGATCGACCGGTTCACCCGCCTCGTCGATAACCTATTGGCGGATGGATCGTAA
- a CDS encoding PadR family transcriptional regulator — protein sequence MHDLTGFQRDILYVTAGLKEPHGLAIKDELDDYYEQEINHGRLYPNLDDLVDKGLLEKGELDRRTNVYTVTQRGQREIEARREWETQYLGTVDSGTA from the coding sequence ATGCACGATCTAACTGGGTTCCAGCGGGACATCTTGTATGTAACGGCCGGGCTCAAGGAACCACACGGGCTCGCAATCAAAGACGAACTCGACGACTACTACGAACAGGAGATCAACCACGGGCGCCTCTATCCGAATCTCGACGACCTCGTCGACAAAGGACTGCTCGAGAAGGGTGAACTCGACAGGCGGACGAACGTATACACAGTTACACAGCGCGGTCAGCGTGAAATAGAGGCACGTCGTGAGTGGGAAACCCAGTATCTGGGAACCGTGGACTCAGGGACTGCATAG
- a CDS encoding DNA-binding protein, which yields MSDLIVKAAVKDALSDNNVSADFYDTLNEEVAELLDDAAERAESNDRKTVQPRDL from the coding sequence ATGTCTGACCTAATCGTCAAAGCAGCCGTGAAGGACGCACTCTCGGACAACAACGTCTCGGCAGATTTCTACGACACGCTCAACGAGGAGGTCGCCGAACTGCTCGACGACGCCGCAGAGCGTGCCGAGTCCAACGACCGGAAGACGGTCCAGCCCCGCGACCTGTAG
- the xseA gene encoding exodeoxyribonuclease VII large subunit, protein MADAPDTERQAVEPEAGDVLSVSQLNDRIASVVEDAPALDGVRCIGEVTDLHQNSTALYFTLTDGDAELPCMIWANRYRKMDAELEDGTEVILEGDIDYWTEGGKIDLKPWEVIVVGDGDQAAAVERLRSELEERGWFDDEQKQRPPAFPERVGVVTSLRGDARYDIQSAIHEQDPTVDILVKDATVQGSEAPTSIANGIHHLDRSEDVDSIIVGRGGGSDSNLQAFNTERVAEAIFTANTPIVTAIGHTDDRLIADRVADMAAITPTAAGEYIAKSRNDFLASDIGPLEQQLEAAYETFEQEHEHEQELAEAVEEATAPEGLSPVYYKVAIVVLLVLLLLITALWLGVI, encoded by the coding sequence ATGGCGGACGCACCGGATACTGAACGGCAGGCGGTCGAGCCTGAGGCAGGAGACGTCCTCAGCGTGTCACAGCTGAACGACCGAATCGCCTCGGTCGTCGAGGATGCGCCTGCCCTCGACGGTGTCCGCTGTATTGGCGAAGTCACGGATCTCCATCAGAACAGTACAGCGCTCTACTTCACGCTTACCGATGGCGACGCCGAGCTCCCCTGTATGATCTGGGCAAACCGCTATCGGAAGATGGACGCCGAGCTCGAGGACGGGACTGAGGTCATCCTGGAAGGCGATATCGACTACTGGACTGAAGGCGGGAAAATCGACCTCAAGCCGTGGGAAGTGATCGTCGTCGGCGACGGCGACCAAGCGGCCGCGGTCGAGCGACTGCGCAGCGAGCTCGAAGAGCGTGGCTGGTTCGACGACGAGCAGAAACAGCGCCCGCCAGCGTTTCCGGAACGGGTCGGTGTTGTGACCTCACTCCGAGGGGATGCTCGGTACGACATCCAGAGCGCGATCCACGAGCAAGACCCTACAGTCGACATCCTGGTGAAGGATGCGACCGTCCAAGGGTCAGAGGCACCGACGTCTATCGCGAACGGGATTCACCATCTGGACCGCTCCGAGGACGTCGATTCAATTATCGTCGGCCGCGGCGGTGGGAGCGATTCGAACCTTCAGGCGTTCAACACCGAGCGGGTCGCGGAAGCGATCTTCACCGCGAACACCCCGATCGTCACGGCAATTGGCCATACTGACGACCGGCTAATCGCGGATCGGGTAGCGGATATGGCCGCGATCACACCGACAGCGGCCGGCGAGTACATCGCGAAGTCTCGGAATGACTTCCTGGCTAGCGACATTGGCCCGCTTGAGCAACAGCTTGAGGCCGCGTACGAGACCTTTGAACAGGAGCACGAACACGAACAGGAACTGGCCGAGGCAGTCGAAGAGGCGACCGCGCCTGAGGGCCTGTCGCCAGTTTACTACAAGGTTGCAATTGTCGTGCTCCTAGTGCTGTTGCTGCTCATTACTGCACTCTGGCTGGGGGTGATCTAA
- the xseB gene encoding exodeoxyribonuclease VII small subunit — translation MAKDTDIRSRMNRIEEIIDQLDADEVSLDEGSELYEEGQELLTEIRERLHEGQGEVIEIK, via the coding sequence ATGGCAAAAGACACGGACATCAGGAGTCGGATGAACCGAATCGAAGAGATTATCGACCAACTCGACGCGGATGAGGTGTCACTTGATGAAGGGAGTGAGCTGTACGAGGAAGGGCAGGAGTTACTAACTGAAATCCGCGAGCGACTCCACGAAGGCCAGGGCGAGGTCATCGAGATCAAATGA
- a CDS encoding VirB4 family type IV secretion system protein, which produces MIGNLLPFTGSDSSETDDEATADEAPDEEGEDAESQFTVDYEADGEAVDGIPEIHQTVVSPSSIERTPSALRTDTQWAQSLWVGEYPDAPMDGFLEKLYAAAETQQTDVSIHIDPRDTRETLDSLENKIEDLEADYEYLTEKHRASARGVEKDLEDHQEMYDVLRNTTMQAFDVSMYLTVRGNDRENIDAESVSTTARQAPANLTPVTPRWSQLKTFTSASPIALDQFNETLDSKTPMLGGAVGAMFPFVSGAFAEPGIEYGTYALNSSPLILDRFKRQTGYCMMVIGRLGAGKSFATKLRLVRRAMFDEDTVVIMLDPMRGFAGVNEALDGERITVGGRRGLNPLEIKPTPDHVLQEVDDIDPWGEQINWVMTFFATFFEHVADHPLGERNQTLRRAVQEAYEKRGITRDPETHTRDSPTIHDVITVLEEMVEDPEEYGYVTDGEQEAVQSDAQSLLKDLRPSFREGGELENLARPSEFDLDSKVIYLDLHQEEGTRGRAETSLMMQVLFNSVYERVKQTDKRVVFCIDEAHYLMNDAVSLDFLETAVRHSRHFDLSLEFITQTGGEFALTPEARTIANLCSLTVLHRVNEEKEKIAKWFDLSERQVNWVTSAKAGEDEDGYSEALVGIDQEGWFPLRIRASDYEAHVIDGGAADVAELEPEPTTSVTNPDSRPAGTRADGGEPTSTTTQEDD; this is translated from the coding sequence ATGATTGGAAACCTGCTGCCCTTCACCGGCTCGGATAGTTCAGAAACTGACGACGAGGCGACCGCAGACGAGGCCCCCGACGAAGAGGGGGAAGATGCTGAATCACAGTTTACCGTGGACTACGAGGCCGACGGTGAGGCAGTCGACGGCATCCCCGAGATCCATCAGACCGTCGTCTCGCCGTCGAGTATCGAGCGAACGCCCAGCGCCCTCCGGACTGACACCCAGTGGGCGCAGAGTCTGTGGGTCGGTGAGTATCCCGATGCTCCGATGGATGGCTTCCTCGAAAAACTGTACGCGGCCGCCGAGACCCAACAGACAGATGTCAGCATCCACATCGATCCTCGTGATACGCGAGAGACGTTGGATTCGCTGGAGAACAAGATCGAGGACCTCGAAGCCGACTACGAGTACCTGACCGAGAAGCATCGTGCGAGCGCCCGGGGCGTCGAGAAAGACCTCGAGGACCACCAGGAGATGTACGACGTCCTTCGGAACACGACGATGCAGGCGTTCGACGTCTCGATGTATCTCACGGTCAGGGGCAACGATCGCGAGAACATCGACGCCGAGTCGGTGTCGACGACAGCCCGACAAGCGCCTGCGAATCTGACGCCGGTGACGCCCCGGTGGTCACAGCTGAAGACGTTCACCTCAGCGAGCCCGATCGCCCTGGATCAGTTCAACGAGACGCTCGACAGCAAGACGCCGATGCTCGGCGGGGCAGTCGGCGCGATGTTCCCCTTCGTTTCCGGTGCGTTTGCGGAACCCGGTATCGAATACGGGACGTACGCGCTGAATTCGAGTCCACTCATCCTCGACCGATTCAAACGGCAAACCGGCTACTGTATGATGGTTATCGGCCGGCTCGGCGCAGGCAAATCCTTCGCGACGAAGCTCCGGCTCGTGCGGCGGGCGATGTTCGACGAGGATACGGTCGTCATTATGCTCGACCCGATGCGGGGGTTCGCCGGCGTCAACGAGGCGCTCGATGGCGAGCGGATCACGGTCGGTGGCCGGCGGGGGCTGAACCCGCTGGAAATCAAACCGACGCCCGACCACGTCCTGCAGGAGGTCGACGACATCGACCCGTGGGGCGAGCAGATCAACTGGGTGATGACCTTCTTCGCGACGTTCTTCGAGCACGTCGCAGACCATCCACTCGGCGAGCGCAACCAGACGCTCCGGCGGGCCGTCCAAGAAGCCTACGAGAAGCGCGGGATCACCCGCGATCCAGAGACGCACACCCGGGACTCGCCCACCATCCACGACGTCATCACGGTCCTCGAAGAGATGGTCGAAGACCCCGAGGAGTACGGCTACGTCACGGATGGGGAGCAGGAAGCCGTCCAGTCCGATGCTCAGTCGCTACTCAAGGACCTCCGACCGTCATTCCGCGAGGGCGGTGAACTCGAGAATCTGGCTCGCCCCTCCGAGTTCGACCTCGATTCGAAGGTCATCTACCTCGATCTCCACCAGGAGGAGGGGACCCGTGGCCGGGCGGAGACCAGCCTGATGATGCAGGTGCTGTTCAACAGCGTCTACGAGCGGGTCAAACAGACCGACAAGCGCGTCGTCTTCTGTATCGACGAGGCGCACTACCTGATGAACGACGCCGTCTCGTTGGACTTCCTGGAGACAGCCGTCCGGCACAGCCGCCACTTCGATCTGAGCCTCGAATTCATCACGCAAACGGGGGGTGAATTCGCGCTGACGCCGGAGGCACGCACCATCGCGAACCTCTGTTCGTTGACCGTCCTCCACCGCGTCAATGAGGAGAAAGAGAAGATCGCCAAGTGGTTCGACCTCAGCGAGCGGCAGGTGAACTGGGTTACCTCCGCGAAGGCCGGGGAAGACGAGGACGGCTACTCTGAGGCGCTCGTCGGTATCGACCAGGAGGGATGGTTCCCACTCCGAATTCGGGCAAGTGACTACGAGGCTCACGTTATCGACGGCGGCGCTGCGGACGTGGCCGAGCTTGAACCCGAGCCGACGACGAGCGTGACGAATCCAGATAGCCGACCCGCCGGAACGCGTGCCGACGGCGGTGAACCAACTAGCACTACCACTCAGGAGGATGACTGA